From a single bacterium genomic region:
- a CDS encoding CBS domain-containing protein, with translation MDARTILSRKGHTVFTVSPSATIREAMALLIRHGVSSLIVIGQDDEVVGIITERDIFRLTYEHDGRIMELPVKSVMTRELIIALPYDKLDYLKSLITENRIRHLPVIDQGKLAGIVSIGDIVREESSAVAVENRYLKDFIFGPTATM, from the coding sequence ATGGACGCACGTACCATTCTCAGCCGCAAGGGACACACGGTTTTTACCGTTTCCCCTTCTGCCACCATCAGGGAGGCGATGGCACTTTTGATTCGTCATGGCGTGAGTTCACTGATCGTAATCGGCCAGGACGATGAAGTTGTCGGGATCATTACCGAGCGGGATATCTTCCGTCTCACCTACGAACACGATGGGCGCATCATGGAACTGCCAGTCAAGTCTGTCATGACGCGCGAACTGATTATTGCACTGCCTTACGACAAGCTGGACTACCTCAAATCATTGATAACCGAAAACCGGATCCGACACTTGCCGGTCATCGACCAAGGAAAGCTCGCGGGAATTGTCTCTATCGGCGATATCGTTCGCGAAGAATCGAGCGCTGTTGCCGTCGAGAATCGCTATTTGAAAGATTTCATTTTCGGACCAACGGCAACAATGTAA
- a CDS encoding tyrosine--tRNA ligase, whose protein sequence is MKSVAEQMKIIRENTVEILPDGELEKKLEKSIKTGKPLVIKQGFDPTAPDIHLGHTVGMRKLKQFSDLGHHVVIIVGDYTARIGDPSGRSATRPQLSEDEIDANAKTYLNQFFRILDPAHVEVRHNGEWLSKMAFSDILRLAGKITLARIMEREDFTKRWKAEAPISVHELFYPLMQAYDSVAIKADVELGGTEQKFNLLTGRQIQEAYGVEPQVALTLPLLEGTDGIQKMSKSLGNYIGVTDAPKDMFGKIMSIPDKLIIPYFRLASDYSGEQIAAIEQAIASGENPVRYKKELGRTIVRMYYDAGIAEQAQTEFETIFAGKGLPDEIPELTYFWAEPKVWIPKLLVHLQLMTGTGEVVRLIKQGGMSVDGEKVQDQNTELEVEREYLLKIGKRGFYKVKGTIERK, encoded by the coding sequence ATGAAGTCTGTTGCCGAACAAATGAAAATCATCCGTGAAAACACGGTTGAGATTCTTCCCGATGGTGAACTCGAGAAGAAACTTGAAAAATCCATCAAAACCGGAAAACCGCTGGTCATCAAACAAGGTTTCGATCCGACCGCTCCGGACATCCACCTTGGTCACACGGTCGGGATGCGCAAGCTCAAGCAGTTCTCCGATCTGGGTCACCACGTCGTAATCATCGTCGGCGACTATACTGCCCGTATTGGCGATCCTTCGGGTCGTTCCGCGACAAGACCACAATTGTCCGAGGATGAAATCGACGCCAATGCCAAAACTTATCTCAACCAGTTCTTCAGAATTCTTGATCCGGCGCATGTCGAAGTTCGCCACAACGGAGAGTGGCTGTCCAAAATGGCGTTTTCCGACATCCTTCGTTTAGCAGGCAAGATCACGCTGGCGCGAATCATGGAACGCGAGGACTTCACCAAACGCTGGAAGGCCGAAGCGCCGATCTCTGTACATGAATTATTCTATCCGCTGATGCAGGCCTACGACTCGGTCGCTATAAAAGCGGATGTCGAGCTTGGCGGAACCGAGCAGAAATTTAATCTTCTCACTGGCCGCCAGATTCAGGAAGCCTACGGTGTCGAACCTCAGGTGGCATTGACCTTGCCGCTTCTGGAGGGAACCGACGGTATTCAGAAAATGAGCAAATCGCTTGGCAATTATATCGGCGTTACCGATGCTCCCAAGGATATGTTCGGCAAGATCATGTCGATACCGGACAAACTGATCATTCCGTACTTCCGTCTCGCTTCGGACTACTCTGGCGAGCAGATTGCCGCCATTGAGCAGGCAATTGCGAGCGGCGAGAATCCGGTACGATACAAGAAGGAACTAGGGCGCACTATCGTACGTATGTACTATGACGCCGGAATCGCGGAGCAGGCGCAGACCGAGTTCGAGACAATATTCGCCGGCAAGGGCTTGCCTGACGAGATACCGGAATTGACCTATTTCTGGGCTGAGCCAAAGGTCTGGATACCGAAATTGTTGGTGCACTTGCAGCTTATGACCGGTACCGGCGAAGTCGTCCGCCTGATTAAGCAGGGCGGAATGTCGGTTGACGGCGAAAAAGTGCAGGACCAGAACACCGAATTGGAAGTAGAACGCGAATACCTGTTGAAGATCGGTAAACGCGGGTTTTATAAAGTCAAGGGAACGATAGAGAGGAAGTAG